ttcacacattactgagcacctactatgtgatAGTCACCTTGCTTAGGCAACAGAAATACTAAGGTGACCATGAGCTCTTCCAGGAGCAGACACAGCCACAGGTAATGGAAACAATGTGATGAGGGATGTAGCAGAAGTACATGAAGCCTGTAGACCACTAGAGGAGGAGAAGGTAAGTCTTCACTAGAGGTGGCTGGGTCCTGAATGATGGAGATGGGcaatttcaaaaggaaaacagagaagtATGAAATAGTCATAATGATGGCAGCTacctttaaaaaagtattattttgagGTTTGATAGTGTAGACTATAGTCCTAGCCCCATCACTTATTGTAATCGTTATTAGTTTCTGTACTTCTTACGTACTTCTTAATAATAACACTCAAGCAGCCCTATCACTTAGGCACTGTTATCTACATTTACATATTAGTGCCTAGGTGATAGCGTTGAGTGTTACTATTAAGCACTTGCTACATTCCATATTCTACATGTACATAATTTCTCATCTTAACAACCTTGAAGGTAGGTTTCTTCATTatacaaatgaagaaaagtgaCACTTGGGTTGATCATGCTCATATGGATTAAAGGCTGGCATAGGGATTTGGACTCCTGTCTTTCTGACATCTAAGCCCATGGCCTTCCTAATATTTCATGTCTAATGGGGCAGAAACACTGGATGTAGGCAGAATGAAGGCATAATGAGATGACATCTTTCTGACATTTCCTTTCTGGAAATGTCTGGTTGGTTGGCGCATATCTTGGCAGACCTGCCTCACACCAAATTGGCTCTTTCTAGAAGTGTGGCCATGAGTTTTACCAAGAGACTGTTCATGAAATCCTTCATGAATGTGTTTCCCGTAGGGCAGGTGGAAAAACTAAAGCATGAATTTAACTTtggaactcctaaaactcaataaaaagacaagccagtAAACAAAGGGGTGAGGGTGCAGAAGACTTTAACAGAcctttcacaaaaaaaaataaaaattaaattaaaaaataaatggccaataagcacatgaacaGATGCTTAACATTTTTAgttaccagggaaatgcaaattaaaaccacagtgagcaaCCACTACATACATACCCAAGTGGTCaaaactaaaaagtacaaaaaattagaaacttcAAATGCTGACCAGGATGTGGAACAATGGAAACTCATAGTTTATGGAAacataaaatgatacattttggaGAAAGGtctgacagtttcttataaaattaaacatacacctgctctctgacccagcaattccactcttaaaTACCTGGCCAAAGGATATGAGAAATATACGTCTACAAAGGAGCTTGCACAGACAGCAGCCTTGTTAATAATAACCAAAAACTTTAAAAGTGCCCATCAAGAGTTGAATGGATAAATTAATAATACTATGCAGTAATAAAAAGAATTGTGGATACATGCAAGAACATGGATGATTCTGAAAAACATTAttcccatgagaaaaaaaaaaaaaaaaagccttacacAGTATccatactatatgatttcatttatatttagttCTGGAACAGATTAATCTATTGTGGGAAAAAATCAGGGTACTAATTGACTCTGGAAGGTGGTAGAGGAGCAGGGATTGACTAGGAAAGGGTATTGCTAATTTTCTGGGGTTTTAGGAATGTTCTGTATCATGATAGGAGTTCGGGTTacatacgtgtgtgcatgtgtcaaaACTCAGTGAATGTGTACTTTGGATTTGTGCATTTCACTGTATGTGAATTTTACATCAAAACGCAATCAAATACTGAACTCTAGTTAATTATATGCATGCTTAACTACTTAAAGGAAAGTGTACTAATGTCTGCAATTTACTTTAAAGTGCACCAAAACACAAGATGGAATGATGGATGTATAGACAAATATGTGGTAAAGTACAAGTATAGTATAATGTAAATAGTAGAATCTAGGTGGTGGAAAACAGGTTTATTGTAACAGGTGCTcattctttcaattttgtttaaaCATTTTCGTAATAAAAGAACCACTTATTTGGGGGTTTTGCAGCAAATGGAGACACTAGAAGCTAAGAGGGGCAGGAGGTTCCTCTTACTTtcggaaatacaaattaaaaccacaagggtTTTCCCAAAAGTAATTAACCTTTTTCAGTCAATGTTTCCTCAACTATCAAATGGGTAAAATGGCAGTGACGGAGCTTCATATTATTAAGCATTTCCTGGTGGGTGGAAACGCCTTGAACTGGGTGCGGCCTCAAGCTGGTTACTCGCCCTGCCTACTCCCTCTCGTGTCCTCCCAGTACCCCCTTAGACCCACCAACTCTGAGGCAATCTTCGCGACCTGCGCAGGCGGTCGCTCTGATCACCGCATCCCGGTTTCCGGGACGACACCGGAAGTCACTTCTCACACGCCCTTCTTATTGGATACCGGCTCTTCATGGGGCCGAGCGCCGCTGGGTAGGCGGAAGTAGCCGCAGGCATGGCGGCTGCTATTCCGCTTTCTCTGCTCGTCCTGCTGCTCCTGGGGCCCGGCGGCTGGTGCCTGGCAGAACACCCACGCGACAGCCTGCGGGAGGAACTCGTCATCACCCCGCTGCCTTCCGGGGACGTAGCCGCAACATTCCAGTTCCGCACGCGCTGGGATTCGGAGCTTCAGCGGGAAGGAGGTGAGGGCGCGAGATCTGACCAGAGAAAGAGTTCCGTAGTGCCTGCTGGCTGGCCGGCCGTGGGGTGGAGGCAAACTTTGGGGGCGGGGCGTAATTCCTGGGTGGAGTTCGGGATGCTGGGTGTGGACCCCGACGAGGTGGGGGATCGTCACTCACCTGCTCCCGTTTCCCCAGTGTCTCATTACAGGCTCTTTCCCAAAGCCCTGGGGCAGCTGATCTCGAAGTATTCTCTACGGGAGCTGCACCTGTCATTCACACAAGGCTTTTGGAGGACCCGATACTGGGGGCCACCCTTCCTGCAGGCCCCATCAGGTGCAGAGCTCTGGGTCTGGTTCCAAGACACTGTCACTGAGTGAGTCCACACCTTGGGTCCCGTTGCAGGCCATGGAGGGAATGTGGCTGGGAAAGTGTTGTCATCCTGCCACTGCTCTTGTAGACAGCATTTCCAGTAGGCAGCGATTCCATGGGGGTAGAGCTGGCATTGGAAGTAAAAAATGTTACCACAGATGAATAAACTTCCCAATCCTAAAACTTTCAGACCTGAGGTAGCACATGCATATCTCTGGAGAGGCAAATAGCAAACAATTCATGCTTAGTTGGAGGTAAGGCAGTAGAAAACTGGCAACTGGATAACCTTTTAAAAggcattcattaatattttttaaatgataataaatacCACAAAGGCCAACCATAACATATCTGTGGGTTACAACTGGCCAACAGGATGCTACATCACAATGTTAGAGGAACTGCTTTTGTTTGGGAGGGGGCAGGTCTAGCTACTGTGCCTACTACAAACCGCTATTTCCCAGTGGCTGCTGTGGCTATCCTGTTTAGAATAGAACCTTTCTGTGCAGTGGTTGCAAACATGTCTACATGGGCCACACAGGTAAGAAATgaataaaggtatttttaaaatggacaaacgCAGGAATGAGAAATATATCTCATTTTCCTCTTCATCCCACTATAAGTAATCGATAGTGCAAGTATGATATAACAAGTTTTAGGGCAGTAAAAGGGAGCAGCAGGAATTGTGGCAGGCTAGAGAGTTTGTGTGACATTCTAACGAGGACAGCTCTGCCACTCAGCTTCTATGGATTGTTGCCATGTGGGAATAGAGGCCTAATGTGGTCAGACTcaaatgtttctaaaaattttttgtagaaacaaggtctcactatattgcccaggctggtctcgaactcctgggttcaagtgatcctcctgcctcagcctcccaaagtgttgggattacagtcaagaaccaccacacctggcctcattttttaagagataccagaaatctggaatttaatgtgaaaattGGCAAATTCGAATATCagcaagtaatttaaaaattttttaagtgctgTGCGGGTCAATGTTGTGCATACCAAATGAAGCGTGTTTATGGTTTTAATAGAGCTTTCAGGCTTCaagtttgccatttttatttgagGCTTAAGGATTGGAGCAGTTGACAAGCTCTGAACATAGAATTATCAAAAGCCACTGGACAACACTAAGGAATAAGGAATAAGCAATGACTCCCCAGCTTGCCAAGACTTTGTCTCTTGCCTCAACTCTGGCTCCCCTACCCTTTCCTGTCTACTCTGCTGTCACTGTCTTCCCTCAGCCCGTAATTGCCTGAAATGTGGAGCAAATGCTTAGAATTTTTTCTAGTGCTTATTAAGTTTTATGCTTTCTCTATTACTGAGAGCAAATCTCTCTTGATATTTCTccaagaaaagaacattaatttAATTTGATGTTTTTATGAAATCCTAGAACAGCTGTTTTTCCCATGTTCAGTGAGCTTTTTTGGATATAAGACTTCTCACCATGATAGTAGAACCAGGACTTACCTTTATTTCCAGAGTATACACAGGGCAGTATGTGTTGTTTTGCCCAGCCCAGCACATTCAAGGAAGATCAGTGAGCTCATTTCAGCTCTGATATATGAGGCGTTTTCCATGGTGTCAGGGGAAGTACATAGATGACCCAGACTGGTCCTTGTCCTCAAATTGCTTACAGCCTAGTTAGGGAGAAAAGGTGCTCAGGACACGCTGCTGCCACCTAGCCATCTCCCAGGAGGGACCTAGTAAGATGCTTGGGTGGTCAGAACCGTGACTGCACAGAGGAGACTGTGCTTAAGGAGGGcaggaaaggcttcctggaggggaGGTAAGAACTGGAGCTGGATCATGAAGGTAGGCAGAAAGAAGTGAGCAAAAGCTTGCAAGGAaggaagaatcacctgagcagAGACCCATGGGGATGCAGAGGTGTCCAGAGGAGAGTGAGGAAGAAGGGGCTGAGTAGGATGAGACCCAGCAAGTGGGCTGGGTGGGGCAGCAATGTTCCAGCTCCATCAACTGGCCCGTCTAATAGTTAAGAATACAGCCTCCTCCTACCATAGGTTTAGCAGCCAGCTGTGGACTTTGAAAGAGGGAGCAGAGGTAGCCCCAGGACAGTGAGTGGATTTGTGTCTCTATCCAGTGTGGATAAATCTTGGAAGGAGCTCAGTAATGTCCTCTCAGGGATCTTCTGCGCCTCTCTCAACTTCATCGACTCCACCAACACGGTCACTCCCACTGCCTCCTTCAAACCCCTGGGTCTGGCCAATGGTGAGATAACCCCTACagccctttccttcttcctcttacCTCCTGCCCAAACCTTTGCCTCCTTTTCCCTCAGTTTCCTGCTTCCTCAGCCTGGGCTAGATCCTAAGTCCCCTGTGTGTGCAGGCCCCCAATACTGTGCCATCTCTGCATGCCTTTTCCCAAGGAGAGAAGGGAGTCCCACTCCCAGCTGGGACTGTCCAGACTGTGGTGCTAGAGGTGGTGTGGGGAGCAGGAGGGTCATTCCCATCTCTGGAGTGTGGACCCTGAGGGGTCAGAGCCCAAGGCCCACCCCAGACAGACCTCTGTCTCCCTCAGACACTGACCACTACTTTCTGCGCTATGCTGTGCTGCCACGGGAGGTGGTCTGCACTGAAAACCTCACCCCCTGGAAGAAGCTCTTGCCCTGTAGTTCCAAGGTGAGGCTGCACAGCCTGGCAGCCAGGGGCGGGGGGGTGTATAGAGAGCCTGCGCCCCATGCCAAGTGCTCCATACAGGGCTTCTCTTATCTCTTTCCGTCTCCTCCAGGCAGGCCTCTCTGTGCTGCTGAAGGCAGATCGCTTGTTCCACACCAGCTACCACTCCCAGGCAGTGCATATCCGCCCTGTTTGCAGAGTAAGTCATGGGGAGTAGAGGAAGCTGCCATCCAGGGGCTCAGAGAAGGTACATGTAAAGCATGTGGTCAGTGTCCGGCTCGGGCTGAGTGAGTACTGAGTGGTAGATGTGATGACGGTTATTCAGGGCATTGGCCAAGCACCAAGAAAACAGTGGTTGCCTAGCaagcactgaataaatatttgtcatgGAAAATAGTGGTTCAGAACAATAGCTATGCGGGTGCAATTGCTAGCTCAGTCACTTGCCAGCTGGCGTAACCTTGGGTGAATCATTTCATTCCCCTGAGCCTGGTTTCCCACCCTGCCACATGACATTGATAGTAGAATCCACTTCTAGGGTTGTTGTGATAGTTTATCAAACTGATGCACATACAGTTGTCAGCACGGGGTCTGGCACGAGGTCAAGTGCTCAGCAGTGGGTGGTAGCAAATCGATGGATATGAAGATACATAGATGAGGGATTGAGTCTGAGTAGGAGTCTTTTTTGGGGCTGGTGTGGTAAGAGTGATACCCCCTCACTGCTGCCATCTGGCCCTTGTGATAGAATGCACGCTGTACTAGCATCTCCTGGGAGCTGAGGCAGACCCTGTCAGTTGTATTTGATGCCTTCATCACGGGGCAGGGGAAGAAAGGTAAGTTACCTTGGCAACTCATCTGTACCCACCCATGCCAGCCCTGCCTTATCTATGTGGACTAGGCCTAGGCCTGGCCCCTGCTCAGCCTTGCTCTCTGTTTCTCAGACTGGTCCCTCTTCCGGATGTTCTCCCGAACCCTCACGGAGCCCTGCCCCCTGGCCTCAGAGAGCCGAGTCTATGTGGATATCACCAACTACAACCAGGTAACAAGGTCTccagccacacacacaaacacacccctgGTCCCCAAGACCAGCCTACCCTCTCTGCTTGCTTCTTAGCCCTGCCTTTGTGTCCCCAGGACAACGAGACATTAGAGGTGCACCCATCCCCGACCACTACATATCAGGACGTCATCCTAGGCACTCGGAAGACCTATGCCATCTATGACTTGCTTGACAGCGCCATGATCAACAACTCTCGAAACCTCAACATCCAGCTCAAGTGGAAGAGACCCCCAGAGaatggtgagtgggtgggtggttgGACTGCCGGGTTGCAACGGCTACAGAGAAAAGACTCACAATCCCACGTCTTTGCCGTAAGATGATAGGGTTGTATTTAGACCAGATCTCCAGAGTCATATGCTGCTGACTGTAGCTCTTCCAAGCTCTATGATTTTGGGTAGGTTCCTAAACTCCCCAAGCATCAGCATCcacatctgaaaaataaagagtATACTTAGTGAATTGAATGAGATGATGTGAAAAATGGAGTTAGTTCATGCATTTGCTTCATCAACCAAATACTTATGAATTcatactaagtgccaggcatagAGTATTGAATACGACAGAGGACACTGCACTCAAGAAATATAATGTCTACTAGCTAGGGCAGGTGTCAGTTAATTAATTACAGTTGTGTTCAGTTCCCTTTACCAAGTGAAAGAGCAGAATATCCTGAGAGGACCTGGTTTGGGTTCGAAGGGGGCACGGTGTTCGTCACATAAGCACTTTAATACTAGCAACTTATTGTCATTATTGCTTGTTGGCTGGGGAAGACAGGGATGATTCCAGAACCCAGATTTCCCAGTTTCAGTGGCAGGGCTGTTCCTCCATCTACTCACTGGCTTGGGACTCTGAACATGGCCTGGGCAGTTGGGGTGGGGAGTGATTCTTACCTTTGGCAGCTGTTAACTGTTGACATTTCTTTACACAGAGGCCCCCCCAGTACCCTTCCTGCATGCCCAGCGGTACGTGAGCGGCTATGGGCTGCAGAAGGGGGAGCTGAGCACACTGCTGTACAACACCCACCCATACCGGGCCTTCCCGGTGCTGCTGCTGGACACTGTACCCTGGTATCTGCGGCTGTATGTGCACACCCTCACCATCACCTCCAAGGGCAAGGAGAACAAACCAAGTGAGGACCTGAGTCCTGAACCAGGCC
This window of the Pongo abelii isolate AG06213 chromosome 21, NHGRI_mPonAbe1-v2.0_pri, whole genome shotgun sequence genome carries:
- the PIGT gene encoding GPI transamidase component PIG-T isoform X5, translating into MAAAIPLSLLVLLLLGPGGWCLAEHPRDSLREELVITPLPSGDVAATFQFRTRWDSELQREGVSHYRLFPKALGQLISKYSLRELHLSFTQGFWRTRYWGPPFLQAPSGAELWVWFQDTVTDVDKSWKELSNVLSGIFCASLNFIDSTNTVTPTASFKPLGLANDTDHYFLRYAVLPREVVCTENLTPWKKLLPCSSKAGLSVLLKADRLFHTSYHSQAVHIRPVCRNARCTSISWELRQTLSVVFDAFITGQGKKDWSLFRMFSRTLTEPCPLASESRVYVDITNYNQDNETLEVHPSPTTTYQDVILGTRKTYAIYDLLDSAMINNSRNLNIQLKWKRPPENGYIHYQPAQDRLQPHLLEMLIQLPANSVTKVSIQFERALLKWTEYTPDPNHGFYVRFPVSDGSNYFVRLYTEPLLVNLPTPDFSMPYNVICLTCTVVAVCYGSFYNLLTRTFHIEEPRTGGLAKRLANLIRRARGVPLL
- the PIGT gene encoding GPI transamidase component PIG-T isoform X4, whose translation is MAAAIPLSLLVLLLLGPGGWCLAEHPRDSLREELVITPLPSGDVAATFQFRTRWDSELQREGVSHYRLFPKALGQLISKYSLRELHLSFTQGFWRTRYWGPPFLQAPSDTDHYFLRYAVLPREVVCTENLTPWKKLLPCSSKAGLSVLLKADRLFHTSYHSQAVHIRPVCRNARCTSISWELRQTLSVVFDAFITGQGKKDWSLFRMFSRTLTEPCPLASESRVYVDITNYNQDNETLEVHPSPTTTYQDVILGTRKTYAIYDLLDSAMINNSRNLNIQLKWKRPPENEAPPVPFLHAQRYVSGYGLQKGELSTLLYNTHPYRAFPVLLLDTVPWYLRLYVHTLTITSKGKENKPSYIHYQPAQDRLQPHLLEMLIQLPANSVTKVSIQFERALLKWTEYTPDPNHGFYVRFPVSDGSNYFVRLYTEPLLVNLPTPDFSMPYNVICLTCTVVAVCYGSFYNLLTRTFHIEEPRTGGLAKRLANLIRRARGVPLL
- the PIGT gene encoding GPI transamidase component PIG-T isoform X3, with amino-acid sequence MAAAIPLSLLVLLLLGPGGWCLAEHPRDSLREELVITPLPSGDVAATFQFRTRWDSELQREGVSHYRLFPKALGQLISKYSLRELHLSFTQGFWRTRYWGPPFLQAPSGAELWVWFQDTVTDVDKSWKELSNVLSGIFCASLNFIDSTNTVTPTASFKPLGLANDTDHYFLRYAVLPREVVCTENLTPWKKLLPCSSKAGLSVLLKADRLFHTSYHSQAVHIRPVCRNARCTSISWELRQTLSVVFDAFITGQGKKDWSLFRMFSRTLTEPCPLASESRVYVDITNYNQDNETLEVHPSPTTTYQDVILGTRKTYAIYDLLDSAMINNSRNLNIQLKWKRPPENGYIHYQPAQDRLQPHLLEMLIQLPANSVTKVSIQFERALLKWTEYTPDPNHGFYVSPSVLSALVPSMVAAKPVDWEESPLFNSLFPVSDGSNYFVRLYTEPLLVNLPTPDFSMPYNVICLTCTVVAVCYGSFYNLLTRTFHIEEPRTGGLAKRLANLIRRARGVPLL
- the PIGT gene encoding GPI transamidase component PIG-T isoform X2; amino-acid sequence: MAAAIPLSLLVLLLLGPGGWCLAEHPRDSLREELVITPLPSGDVAATFQFRTRWDSELQREGVSHYRLFPKALGQLISKYSLRELHLSFTQGFWRTRYWGPPFLQAPSDTDHYFLRYAVLPREVVCTENLTPWKKLLPCSSKAGLSVLLKADRLFHTSYHSQAVHIRPVCRNARCTSISWELRQTLSVVFDAFITGQGKKDWSLFRMFSRTLTEPCPLASESRVYVDITNYNQDNETLEVHPSPTTTYQDVILGTRKTYAIYDLLDSAMINNSRNLNIQLKWKRPPENEAPPVPFLHAQRYVSGYGLQKGELSTLLYNTHPYRAFPVLLLDTVPWYLRLYVHTLTITSKGKENKPSYIHYQPAQDRLQPHLLEMLIQLPANSVTKVSIQFERALLKWTEYTPDPNHGFYVSPSVLSALVPSMVAAKPVDWEESPLFNSLFPVSDGSNYFVRLYTEPLLVNLPTPDFSMPYNVICLTCTVVAVCYGSFYNLLTRTFHIEEPRTGGLAKRLANLIRRARGVPLL
- the PIGT gene encoding GPI transamidase component PIG-T precursor, which gives rise to MAAAIPLSLLVLLLLGPGGWCLAEHPRDSLREELVITPLPSGDVAATFQFRTRWDSELQREGVSHYRLFPKALGQLISKYSLRELHLSFTQGFWRTRYWGPPFLQAPSGAELWVWFQDTVTDVDKSWKELSNVLSGIFCASLNFIDSTNTVTPTASFKPLGLANDTDHYFLRYAVLPREVVCTENLTPWKKLLPCSSKAGLSVLLKADRLFHTSYHSQAVHIRPVCRNARCTSISWELRQTLSVVFDAFITGQGKKDWSLFRMFSRTLTEPCPLASESRVYVDITNYNQDNETLEVHPSPTTTYQDVILGTRKTYAIYDLLDSAMINNSRNLNIQLKWKRPPENEAPPVPFLHAQRYVSGYGLQKGELSTLLYNTHPYRAFPVLLLDTVPWYLRLYVHTLTITSKGKENKPSYIHYQPAQDRLQPHLLEMLIQLPANSVTKVSIQFERALLKWTEYTPDPNHGFYVSPSVLSALVPSMVAAKPVDWEESPLFNSLFPVSDGSNYFVRLYTEPLLVNLPTPDFSMPYNVICLTCTVVAVCYGSFYNLLTRTFHIEEPRTGGLAKRLANLIRRARGVPLL
- the PIGT gene encoding GPI transamidase component PIG-T isoform X1 encodes the protein MAAAIPLSLLVLLLLGPGGWCLAEHPRDSLREELVITPLPSGDVAATFQFRTRWDSELQREGVSHYRLFPKALGQLISKYSLRELHLSFTQGFWRTRYWGPPFLQAPSGAELWVWFQDTVTDVDKSWKELSNVLSGIFCASLNFIDSTNTVTPTASFKPLGLANDTDHYFLRYAVLPREVVCTENLTPWKKLLPCSSKAGLSVLLKADRLFHTSYHSQAVHIRPVCRNARCTSISWELRQTLSVVFDAFITGQGKKDWSLFRMFSRTLTEPCPLASESRVYVDITNYNQDNETLEVHPSPTTTYQDVILGTRKTYAIYDLLDSAMINNSRNLNIQLKWKRPPENEAPPVPFLHAQRYVSGYGLQKGELSTLLYNTHPYRAFPVLLLDTVPWYLRLYVHTLTITSKGKENKPSYIHYQPAQDRLQPHLLEMLIQLPANSVTKVSIQFERALLKWTEYTPDPNHGFYVRFPVSDGSNYFVRLYTEPLLVNLPTPDFSMPYNVICLTCTVVAVCYGSFYNLLTRTFHIEEPRTGGLAKRLANLIRRARGVPLL